In one Bryobacteraceae bacterium genomic region, the following are encoded:
- a CDS encoding efflux RND transporter periplasmic adaptor subunit, protein MATELVGGAVSPKPPTIPIVRQKRSPVIRVVRATALIGAALALIGGAAWFWLRPAQVTTASVEWREISPAIQGVGTVEAKVVVLLAAKISGRVIAIHADQGDTVRNGQLLIELENSEARSEVDRAGAAMERARLSVPAQQAAVFRTQATLSAADAAVARAKANRALAHSNADRWRRLAATGDVPQMEVEARITAAESADEELRSAEAQRQASLHEIAAQEAGVKIAQNEIVTAAAAQTSVRARQADTMIASPMAALVVSRELEPGAAVNPGTPILKLVDPRTAWVTAYVDEREAGRVAVGDRVELVLRSTPGRIVNGKVARIRRESDRVTEQLTVDIAFEAPPQRLTLGEQAEATIRPAPKRTIALPLSAVVRTSDGTGAWTVVEGRLHFKRARLGAADPSGWIEIVEGLKAGEHVVLAPGKLADPGSEGRRVVSTPQDAETAKNR, encoded by the coding sequence ATGGCAACAGAACTGGTGGGCGGCGCAGTGTCGCCGAAGCCGCCCACGATACCGATCGTGCGGCAGAAGCGTAGCCCCGTCATCAGGGTCGTCCGCGCAACCGCTCTGATTGGGGCTGCTCTGGCGCTGATTGGCGGAGCCGCGTGGTTCTGGCTGCGCCCAGCGCAGGTGACCACCGCATCCGTCGAATGGCGTGAGATCAGTCCGGCGATTCAGGGTGTCGGCACGGTGGAAGCCAAGGTTGTGGTTCTGCTTGCCGCAAAGATATCGGGCAGAGTGATCGCCATCCATGCTGACCAAGGTGACACCGTTCGCAATGGGCAGTTGCTGATCGAACTGGAGAACTCAGAGGCACGCAGTGAAGTGGACAGGGCCGGCGCGGCAATGGAACGGGCGCGGCTTAGCGTGCCCGCTCAACAGGCTGCTGTATTTCGCACGCAAGCAACACTGTCGGCGGCCGACGCAGCGGTTGCGCGGGCGAAGGCAAACCGGGCGCTGGCTCATTCCAATGCAGATCGCTGGCGTAGGCTTGCCGCGACCGGTGACGTGCCGCAGATGGAAGTGGAAGCTCGAATTACCGCCGCCGAATCGGCAGACGAGGAACTAAGAAGCGCGGAAGCGCAACGACAAGCGTCGTTGCATGAAATCGCCGCGCAGGAAGCGGGCGTCAAGATCGCGCAGAATGAAATCGTCACTGCGGCGGCGGCACAGACCTCCGTGCGAGCCAGACAGGCGGACACGATGATTGCCAGCCCCATGGCTGCTCTGGTCGTGAGCCGCGAACTGGAGCCTGGTGCGGCAGTGAATCCCGGAACGCCTATTCTGAAGCTCGTGGATCCGCGTACGGCGTGGGTCACAGCGTACGTTGACGAGCGCGAGGCGGGGAGAGTCGCTGTGGGCGACCGCGTGGAACTCGTGCTACGTTCCACCCCCGGGCGCATCGTCAACGGCAAAGTCGCCAGGATCAGACGCGAGAGCGACCGGGTCACCGAGCAACTCACCGTCGACATCGCCTTTGAGGCGCCACCGCAACGTCTGACGCTCGGTGAACAGGCTGAGGCAACGATCCGCCCCGCGCCGAAACGGACCATCGCGCTTCCGCTGAGCGCTGTCGTGCGTACTTCTGATGGAACAGGCGCCTGGACTGTGGTGGAGGGACGATTACATTTCAAGCGGGCCCGGCTGGGTGCGGCCGATCCGTCCGGCTGGATCGAAATCGTAGAAGGACTGAAAGCCGGCGAACACGTGGTGCTTGCTCCCGGAAAACTGGCGGACCCCGGGAGCGAAGGACGGCGCGTAGTCTCAACTCCACAAGACGCGGAAACGGCGAAGAACCGATGA